The proteins below are encoded in one region of Rhodospirillaceae bacterium:
- a CDS encoding sulfite exporter TauE/SafE family protein, whose product MNASLLEIPLYGIAAIVAAALLGGVLRGFTGGAGAVVVVMPVLSAFVGAREAVPVGVSLMLLTGFQLGRRALRDADLRETAALSIACILLIPAGAWLLFTVDEELMRRAVAVMAILFAAILLSGWRHTGPRGPAMASVAGGLSGLISGAVGMGGPPMFLYVMSGPAPAHVQRGTIALSSSITPVVTLIAMAAAGAFVPRVFWLILLLAPVFVFGTWAGTRFFGRVDEALFRRLALGAMIVVSVLVLFL is encoded by the coding sequence GTGAACGCGAGCCTGCTCGAGATCCCGCTCTACGGCATCGCCGCCATTGTGGCGGCGGCGCTGCTCGGCGGCGTCCTGCGCGGCTTTACCGGCGGGGCCGGCGCGGTCGTCGTCGTCATGCCGGTGCTGAGTGCCTTCGTCGGCGCGCGGGAAGCCGTGCCGGTCGGCGTCAGCCTGATGCTGCTGACCGGCTTTCAGCTGGGCCGGCGGGCGCTGCGCGACGCCGACCTGCGGGAGACGGCCGCGCTCAGCATCGCCTGCATCCTGCTCATACCGGCCGGGGCCTGGCTCCTGTTCACGGTTGACGAGGAACTGATGCGCCGGGCGGTCGCCGTCATGGCGATCCTGTTCGCCGCGATCCTGCTCTCGGGCTGGCGTCATACCGGGCCGCGCGGGCCGGCCATGGCCTCCGTTGCGGGCGGCCTGAGTGGGCTGATCAGCGGCGCGGTCGGCATGGGCGGGCCGCCGATGTTCCTCTACGTCATGTCCGGCCCGGCGCCGGCCCACGTCCAGCGCGGGACGATCGCGCTCTCCAGTTCGATCACGCCGGTCGTCACCCTGATCGCGATGGCGGCCGCCGGCGCCTTCGTGCCCCGGGTCTTCTGGCTGATCCTGTTGCTGGCGCCGGTGTTCGTGTTCGGCACCTGGGCCGGCACCCGTTTCTTCGGCCGGGTCGACGAGGCCCTGTTCCGGCGCCTGGCGCTCGGCGCGATGATCGTCGTCTCGGTGCTGGTGCTGTTTCTTTAA
- a CDS encoding haloalkane dehalogenase has protein sequence MADSLSAADPHPRKSVDLLGSTMRYVDTGSGEPVVLVHGNPTSSYLWRNVIPELAGNFRCLAPDLIGMGESGKNPSGEYTFAEHSKLVDAWLDAVLPEGRLRFVVHDWGGALGFHWAARHPERVAGIAYMETVVCPVSWADWPEQARGIFQGFRSPKGEDLILNRNLFIEGVLPNAVMRDLSDEEMAAYRKPFAEGGEVRRPMLTWPRQIPIDGEPPEVVAVVEAYGKAMKESPIPKLFINARPGSILTGPARDFCRSWANQEEATVKGLHFVQEDSPAEIGAACNDFFSRHAG, from the coding sequence ATGGCCGATTCCCTTTCCGCCGCCGACCCCCACCCCCGCAAATCCGTCGACCTGCTCGGCTCGACGATGCGCTATGTCGATACCGGGTCGGGCGAGCCGGTCGTGCTCGTCCACGGCAACCCGACCTCCTCCTACCTGTGGCGCAACGTGATCCCCGAGCTGGCCGGCAATTTCCGCTGCCTGGCGCCGGACCTGATCGGCATGGGCGAATCGGGAAAGAACCCGTCGGGGGAATACACCTTTGCCGAACACAGCAAATTAGTGGACGCCTGGCTCGATGCCGTGCTGCCGGAGGGCCGGCTGCGCTTCGTCGTTCACGACTGGGGCGGCGCGCTGGGCTTCCACTGGGCGGCGCGCCACCCGGAGCGGGTCGCCGGCATCGCCTATATGGAAACGGTCGTCTGCCCGGTCAGCTGGGCCGACTGGCCGGAGCAGGCGCGCGGCATCTTCCAGGGCTTCCGCTCGCCCAAGGGCGAAGACCTGATCCTGAACCGCAACCTGTTCATCGAGGGCGTGCTGCCCAACGCGGTGATGCGGGATCTGTCCGACGAAGAAATGGCGGCTTACCGCAAGCCCTTTGCCGAAGGCGGCGAAGTGCGCCGGCCGATGCTGACCTGGCCGCGGCAGATCCCGATCGACGGCGAACCGCCGGAGGTCGTCGCCGTCGTCGAGGCCTACGGCAAGGCGATGAAGGAAAGCCCGATCCCGAAGCTGTTTATCAACGCCAGGCCGGGCAGCATCCTGACCGGCCCGGCGCGCGACTTCTGCCGCAGCTGGGCAAACCAGGAAGAGGCGACGGTGAAGGGGCTGCACTTCGTCCAGGAGGATTCGCCGGCCGAGATCGGCGCGGCGTGCAACGATTTCTTTTCCCGACATGCCGGCTGA
- a CDS encoding enoyl-CoA hydratase-related protein, whose protein sequence is MSEKLVELETEGGVALVTMNRPKALNALNRDMTRALVETINPLEHDPDVRCVVIRGGDHFMAGGDLKTFHAMLDRPRGDNLVAIEAFVHEVHSLIIAIRRMPKPVVASVSGACAGFGLSFMSAADLAIAADDSYYTLAYTLIGTSPDGGSTYALPRLVGLKKATELALLGDRFDAATAKEYGLVNWVVPAADLAAETEKLAARLAAGPTVAYGRTKALLQRSLDNPLERQLQLEADNFAACAVEPDFAEGVTAFVEKRRAAFTGRA, encoded by the coding sequence ATGAGCGAGAAACTGGTCGAACTGGAAACTGAAGGCGGCGTCGCGCTTGTGACCATGAACCGGCCGAAGGCGCTGAACGCCCTGAACCGGGACATGACCCGCGCCCTGGTCGAGACGATTAACCCGCTGGAACACGATCCGGACGTGCGCTGCGTCGTCATCCGGGGCGGCGACCATTTCATGGCCGGCGGCGACCTCAAGACCTTCCACGCCATGCTCGACCGGCCGCGCGGGGACAATCTGGTGGCGATCGAGGCCTTCGTTCACGAGGTCCACAGCCTGATTATCGCGATCCGGCGCATGCCCAAGCCGGTGGTCGCGTCGGTGAGCGGCGCCTGCGCCGGCTTCGGGCTCAGCTTCATGAGCGCCGCCGATCTCGCGATTGCCGCGGACGACAGCTACTACACGCTCGCCTATACCCTGATCGGGACCAGCCCGGACGGCGGCTCGACCTATGCCCTGCCGCGGCTGGTCGGCCTCAAGAAAGCGACCGAACTTGCGCTGCTGGGCGACAGGTTCGACGCCGCGACGGCGAAGGAGTACGGCCTGGTCAACTGGGTGGTGCCGGCGGCCGACCTGGCGGCCGAGACGGAGAAGCTGGCAGCCCGCCTGGCAGCCGGCCCGACCGTCGCCTACGGGCGGACGAAGGCGCTGCTGCAACGCTCGCTGGACAATCCGCTGGAGCGGCAGCTGCAGCTCGAGGCCGATAATTTCGCGGCCTGCGCCGTCGAGCCGGATTTCGCCGAAGGCGTCACCGCCTTCGTCGAGAAGCGCCGGGCGGCCTTTACCGGCAGGGCCTGA